Part of the Quercus lobata isolate SW786 chromosome 6, ValleyOak3.0 Primary Assembly, whole genome shotgun sequence genome, TTGATAGCTTTTTAAACTTATCCCTAgctttatttgaaaattcatacatttttctaaaatagacaACTAATAGATTTAAATTCACTAAGGATGAGCTAAGCACTATGTCCATTTGATGCACGGATtgatagaaataatatttaaactaAAGAATGCATTTCATTAATACAATTGaaattaaactataaaatagAAGATAGcacaaataaaagaacaaaaaataaagtgatACTAAACACATCAATTGTCACACTAATTTATAACATTTCTTTTAGTAAAATTAGTAATAAGTAACTTTAATATTTTccaattgtaaatttatttgtGTATTAAACTTGCTACTACCAACCATCTGGTTTTGGTTTTGTCGCATACTCTGCAGGTGCTGAACGATCAGACATTTGCTATCATGGTTCTAATGGCGTTGTTCACCACCTTCATCACCACCCCAATTGTCACGGCTGTTTATAAGCCAGCTCGAAAGGCAGCCCCTTACAAGCACCGTACTGTCAAACGCAAAGATATCAACACAGAGTTCCGAATTCTAGCATGTTTTCATAGCACTCGCAACATCCCCACCATAATCAATCTCGTCGAGTCGTCTCGTGGAACACATAGACAAAAGCTTTGTGTATATGCCATTCACCTCATGGAGCTTTCAGAACGATCTTCAGCAATCTCAATGATTCACAAAGCACGCAGCAATGGTCTCCCATTCTGGAATAAGAAACATGAGAACAAAGATCAGATGGTTATTGCGTTTGAGGCTTATCGGCAGCTTAGCAGCGTAATTGTACGACCCATGACTGCAATCTCCGCTCTCAGTAATATTCATGAAGACATTTGCACTAGTGCAGCCCAAAAGCGAGTGGCCATAATTCTGATACCATTTCACAAGCACCAACGTTTAGATGGAACTATGGAGTCACTGGGACACTCTTTCCAGTTGGTGAACAAGCGTGTTCTCCACCATGCCCCTTGCTCTGTAGGAATTCTGGTCGACCGCGGCTTTGGAGGAACCACCCAAGTCTCTGCTAGTAATGTTTCCTACAAGGTAttcatgaatttaaaaaaattgaaaccatcAAGAagtgatgaatttaatcatttaatcattcAACACTTCCTCTTAAcggttttaagttttatttaaataggaGATATTGCTAAATTCCTGATTTTCCTAAAtatttaaactattaaaaaaatagtaaatttaatcgTTTAACTTTTATTCTAATAGATAGTGGTGCCCTTTTTTGGGGGACCCGACGACCGTGAAGCACTGGCTTATGGCATGAGGATGGCTGAGCACCCTGGAATATTGCTCAATGTTATCAGATTTGTTCCCTCGCCTGGAAAATCACTGAAATTTGATAAGTCGGGAATTGAAGACAATGTGGATCATGAGGAGGATGAGCTGATGTTGTCAGAGTTCAAAAGCGCACACAGCAACAAGGAGAAGGAGTCGTCAAATTTGTACGAGGAAATGTTGGTCGAAAACAAGACTGAGGTGGTGGACGCATTACAAGCCTTGAACAAGTACAATCTGTTCTTGGTGGGAAGAATGGCCCCAACAGTACCCTTGGTGAACAAAACCGATTGTCCAGAGTTGGGACCAGTGGGAAGCTTTTTAGCATCTTCAGAATTTTCCACCACGGCATCGGTTTTGGTGGTTCAACAGTATAATCCCTTTACAAATCTTCATCCACTCGTGGAGGAACAAGCTTATTATGGAGAAACCTCTAGCATGCCTGATTCACCTCATGGGGTACCGCCAGTGTAAACAGAGAGCTACTTGAATATACATATTCTTCCAAGAACACCCACAGGACATGGGtggtgttttacttttattgatTTGATGTTCTTTTAAGGAAATGAGAGCACCCTCTATGCAGCTGTATGAAAACCATTCATGTCATGTGGGTGAAAGAATTGGCTAAGTTCAAAAGTCACTACTACCATAGGTGTACAGGGGTTTTAACGAGATCTACTGTAATAAATGAAGTTGAGTAAGTCATGTACAGTAATCAGtgatcttgtatcaaaaaaaaaaaaaaaaatcagtgatCTTGAGGATATTACTATATTAATCTTACAAacttgtttttgccaaaaatttATGTTCTGACTCAAATTTGAGTGAATTGGATGTAATCTACTACCTCAATTAAGAGGACTTTTGGCAAGGAAAGATTGAACAACCAATAACTATAATAAAACCAATGCAAATAGAATAAACAGCTTAGAAGTTGAAGAAACTTGCATTAACGAAATCTTCTTCCTCCGCTTAATCAAGAAACTCTGCAATGATTGCTCCCTCATCATCAACAAATGAATTTGTAGGGAGTTGAACCTGGGGGCTGGGACCACTTATCTTCTACTATAGAATTTAACCAACTCTTCCAAATAAGAAAGTTAACAATTAAGACATTTAAGAAAGAACATATTATGATCAAAGCACTAATATTGCTCCTACAAATAATTGTATTATGTAATGAGTCTAATCACTCTACTAATAATATGATGTAACAGATGTTAGCaaagttctttgaaaaaaataaaataaaaaagcctaaTATTTGTCCAATTGAGATGCCTAATGCACTTTAAAGAAATCTTaatatagagttttaaagaGCAACCAATTGACAACAGAGTTAGTTTATCCATGTAGAGAAATACTCTTTTGACCAAGCCCAACAAGgtgtttttcatttgaaatgattcttatttttcaatgaTCACTTGACTGGTGCCTAAAATAGTGAGaaaattactataaaatttATTCCATTAATATTTCCTtacttaagaaaaataatttaaactacATAATGTCAATGCCTCAGGCAAGTAATAGGATTACTCCAGTGACATCAAACAAATTTGGtcatataaacattaaatttcATACAAAAACAATACAACTGTTACAAAACTCAAAGGTGGGAGATTCTTTGAGGACCTTGCAATGTTAGCACTAGTTATTAGAATTAAAACTAGTCGCAGACCCGCGCATTGCGCgagataattgttttttagggtgatcttattaaatatatttgggggtaataagtaataacactctcccattttgtttatattaataacaaaatattttaaatttatttaagaatctATTTATAAATGTTTAAACATGGTTAGTAAAGATATTACTCAtaactttagaattaaaatacaaatttataaaataccaaaacatttgaaatgaCAAATCTCTCTCAtaactttagaattaaaatacaaatttataaaataccaaaacatttgaaatgaCAAATCTCTCCATAActcattgggaaaagaaaagggggaaaaaaagtaaaagacattacttaatattttgaaatacactttaatttaaaattttaaaataagagaatttaattttaaaattaaggataaTTTTGGAACCTACCTTAAGCACAGGCAAGTTAgtacacaatattttaatattaattttaaaaagtttggtCAAACAAATGTAATGGGTGAAAAGCATAGgcaagttgttgttgttgttgttgtattaataattgatttttcattttcttttaagttaataaaaaccttacatatacctttttatttatttatagaatatacttttttttaacctttacatatcttttttttaatgtgaatctttacatataccttaagtaaactctatatattcccCTTCTTTAAATGTGTACAATCATAAACTACTACTTCATAATGATAGTAACTAATtagttttatcactttttttcataatttcatttataacgttttttactattatcatatatttactgGCTAATGATTTTCATAATAGAGGTGTTAAATGAGATGTAGTAttgtttattagatttttaaatgtaattgtGTATGAagattgtgtgtgtatatatatatatatatatatatataaagttaaatgaaatgtcaaaaaagggattttaaaattttctaacttgatttCTTATATAATTTCTATTATTACATGAGAACATCTCCTTTTAGTTATgaattagagtttgattagttttaagttttaatatattgctatgattatgtttaattattgattattgattcaattttttaagtgaatgtaatagttgattttattacacTGTAAAGATTTTAATGTTCTTCATATTggtcatatttattttttatttttac contains:
- the LOC115994201 gene encoding cation/H(+) antiporter 19-like → MATPNGTTMACPAPMKATSNGAFQGDDPLDFALPLLILQICLVIVLTRALAYILKPIRQPRVIAEIIGGVLLGPSAIGRSKSFLHTVFPTRSMTVLDTIANIGLLFFLFLVGLELDMSSIRRTGRKALGIALAGISLPFVLGIGTSFVLRSTISEGVSKAPFLVFMGVAMSITAFPVLARILAELKLLTTDIGRIAMSAAAVNDVAAWVLLALAIAISGSDDSPIIALWVLLCGAAFIIVAFFVLRPGLALMARRSLEGEPVKEIHICITLSLVLAAGFVTDTIGIHALFGAFVVGIMVPKEGPFAGILIEKIEDLVSGIFLPLYFVSSGLKTNVATISGATSWGLLVLVIFTACLGKILGTFIVSRLCKVPLRESLALAFLMNTKGLVELIVLNIGKDRKVLNDQTFAIMVLMALFTTFITTPIVTAVYKPARKAAPYKHRTVKRKDINTEFRILACFHSTRNIPTIINLVESSRGTHRQKLCVYAIHLMELSERSSAISMIHKARSNGLPFWNKKHENKDQMVIAFEAYRQLSSVIVRPMTAISALSNIHEDICTSAAQKRVAIILIPFHKHQRLDGTMESLGHSFQLVNKRVLHHAPCSVGILVDRGFGGTTQVSASNVSYKIVVPFFGGPDDREALAYGMRMAEHPGILLNVIRFVPSPGKSLKFDKSGIEDNVDHEEDELMLSEFKSAHSNKEKESSNLYEEMLVENKTEVVDALQALNKYNLFLVGRMAPTVPLVNKTDCPELGPVGSFLASSEFSTTASVLVVQQYNPFTNLHPLVEEQAYYGETSSMPDSPHGVPPV